One part of the Phacochoerus africanus isolate WHEZ1 chromosome 7, ROS_Pafr_v1, whole genome shotgun sequence genome encodes these proteins:
- the TSFM gene encoding elongation factor Ts, mitochondrial, which produces MSLLWSLRLSLVARAASCPVRALGPGPVLPSSQAGLLLLQSPQPGHTFHAGPCLSSASSKELLMKLRRKTGYSFVNCKKALETCGGDLKQAESWLHKQAQKEGWSKAARLHGRKTKEGLIGLLQEGNTSVLVEVNCETDFVSRNLKFQQLVQQVALGTLLHCQSLKDPLSTYSKGFLNSSELSELPAGPEREGSLKDRLALAIGKLGENMTLKRAAWVKVPAGFYVGSYVHGTMQSPSLHNLVLGKYGALVICETSERKANLEDLGRRLGQHVVGMAPLSVGSLDDEPGGEAETKMLSQPYLLDPSITLGQYVQPQGVSVVDFVRFECGEGEELAEAE; this is translated from the exons ATGTCGCTCCTGTGGTCGCTGCGCCTGTCCCTGGTTGCGCGGGCTGCGAGCTGCCCAGTGAGGGCTCTTGGCCCCGGCCCCGTTCTGCCTTCCTCACAG GCGGGGCTCCTTCTGCTTCAGTCGCCGCAGCCGGGGCATACGTTTCACGCAGGGCCATGCCTGTCCTCCGCCTCCAGCAAGGAGCTCCTCATGAAGCTGCGGCGGAAAACGGGCTACTCCTTTGTAAACTGCAAGAAAGCTCTGGAGACTTGCGGTGGGGATCTCAAACAG gcAGAGAGCTGGCTCCACAAGCAGGCCCAGAAGGAGGGCTGGAGTAAAGCTGCCAGGCTCCATGGGAGGAAGACTAAAGAAGGTCTGATTGGGCTGCTGCAGGAAGGAAACACGAGTGTGTTGGTAGAG GTAAACTGTGAGACAGATTTTGTTTCCAGAAACTTAAAATTTCAACAATTGGTCCAGCAAGTAGCCCTGGGAACCCTGTTGCACTGTCAGAGCCTAAAGGATCCACTCTCCACGTATAGCAAA GGCTTCTTGAATTCTTCCGAGCTTTCTGAACTTCCAGCGGGCCCTGAGAGAGAAGGGTCTCTCAAAGATCGGCTGGCCTTAGCAATTG GGAAACTGGGAGAAAACATGACTCTTAAACGAGCTGCATGGGTGAAGGTGCCAGCTGGGTTCTATGTGGGCTCTTATGTCCATGGGACAATGCAGAGTCCCTCACTCCACAACCTGGTGCTGGGGAAGTATGGGGCCCTGGTCATCTGCGAGACGTCTGAGCGGAAAGCAAACCTTGAAGACCTTGGCCGCCGCCTTGGGCAGCACGTGGTGGGCATGGCTCCTCTCTCTGTTGGCTCCCTGGACGATGAGCCTGGGGGAGAGGCAGAAACCAAGATGCTGTCCCAACCATACTTGCTGGATCCCTCCATCACACTTGGACAGTATGTGCAGCCCCAAGGGGTATCTGTAGTAGACTTTGTGCGGTTCGAATGTGGAGAAGGCGAAGAGCTAGCAGAGGCCGAATAG